From Salminus brasiliensis chromosome 21, fSalBra1.hap2, whole genome shotgun sequence, a single genomic window includes:
- the LOC140542730 gene encoding cAMP-dependent protein kinase type II-alpha regulatory subunit-like isoform X2: MSVEIPAGLTDLLKGYTVEVLKQRPSDLLDFAVQYFTRLKEQRNAEAELSRRNAEISCRNAIRSPVQRGVAFDKDTTPTESSEEEEEEDEDEDEEEDDDFPDDFTFRPPPPTKSNRRVSVCAEAYNPDDDEDDDSEPKVIHPKTDQQRSRLQEACKDILLFKTLEKEQFSEVLDAMFEVLVKPQEHIIDQGDDGDNFYVIERGVYDIEVMKDGVSRCVGKYDNKGSFGELALMYNTPRAATIIATQPGALWALDRATFHRLIVRNNAKKRRMYEAFIECVPLLKSLELSERMKIVDVLGAKAFRDGELIIKQGDAADCFYIVESGVVKILIKSKTKAGQKDNEEVEVARCSRGQYFGELALVTNKPRAASVYAVGETKCLVIDVQAFERLLGPCKEIMKRNIASYKEQLVALFGSSDDLKH, translated from the exons ATGAGTGTGGAGATTCCGGCTGGTTTGACAGATCTGCTGAAAGGCTACACCGTGGAGGTGCTGAAGCAGCGACCTTCTGACCTTCTGGACTTTGCAGTGCAGTATTTTACAcggctgaaggaacagagaaaCGCGGaag cAGAGTTGAGCCGTCGCAATGCTGAGATCAGCTGTCGGAACGCTATCAGATCTCCAGTGCAAAGAGGAGTGGCATTTGATAAAGACACAACACCAACAGAGTccagtgaggaagaggaggaagaggatgaggatgaggatgaggaggaagatgaTGATTTCCCAGATGATTTCACATTTAGAC cGCCACCTCCCACTAAATCCAATCGGAGAGTATCAG TTTGTGCAGAGGCATATAATCCAGATGACGATGAGGATGATGACTCTGAACCTAAGGTTATCCACCCTAAAACTGACCAGCAGCGCTCCAGACTGCAGGAAGCCTGCAAAGACATACTACTGTTCAAAACTTTGGAAAag gaGCAGTTCTCTGAGGTTTTGGATGCCATGTTTGAGGTGCTCGTGAAGCCTCAAGAGCACATAATAGACCAGGGAGATGATGGAGATAATTTTTATGTCATTGAGAG GGGAGTGTATGATATAGAGGTGATGAAGGATGGAGTGAGCCGCTGTGTGGGGAAGTACGATAATAAAGGCAGTTTTGGGGAATTGGCGCTGATGTACAACACTCCACGAGCGGCCACTATAATCGCCACCCAGCCAGGGGCGCTGTGGGCACTG GACAGAGCGACGTTTCACAGACTAATCGTGAGAAATAATGCGAAGAAGAGGAGGATGTACGAGGCCTTCATCGAGTGTGTTCCTCTGCTGAAGTCACTGGAG TTGTCTGAGCGAATGAAGATTGTTGACGTTTTAGGAGCGAAAGCCTTCAGAGACGGGGAGCTGATTATTAAACAG GGCGACGCTGCAGACTGTTTCTACATAGTGGAGTCTGGAGTGGTGAAGATTCTGATTAAAAGCAAA ACTAAAGCAGGTCAGAAGGATAACGAGGAGGTGGAAGTCGCCCGTTGCAGCAGGGGGCAGTATTTCGGAGAGCTGGCACTGGTCACTAATAAACCTAGAGCGGCGTCTGTCTACGCAGTGGGTGAGACCAAGTGTTTAG tGATCGACGTTCAGGCGTTTGAGCGTTTGCTGGGTCCCTGTAAAGAGATTATGAAGAGAAACATCGCTTCATATAAGGAGCAGCTGGTGGCGCTGTTCGGGTCCAGTGATGATCTGAAACACTGA
- the LOC140542730 gene encoding cAMP-dependent protein kinase type II-alpha regulatory subunit-like isoform X3 has protein sequence MSVEIPAGLTDLLKGYTVEVLKQRPSDLLDFAVQYFTRLKEQRNAEELSRRNAEISCRNAIRSPVQRGVAFDKDTTPTESSEEEEEEDEDEDEEEDDDFPDDFTFRPPPPTKSNRRVSVCAEAYNPDDDEDDDSEPKVIHPKTDQQRSRLQEACKDILLFKTLEKEQFSEVLDAMFEVLVKPQEHIIDQGDDGDNFYVIERGVYDIEVMKDGVSRCVGKYDNKGSFGELALMYNTPRAATIIATQPGALWALDRATFHRLIVRNNAKKRRMYEAFIECVPLLKSLELSERMKIVDVLGAKAFRDGELIIKQGDAADCFYIVESGVVKILIKSKTKAGQKDNEEVEVARCSRGQYFGELALVTNKPRAASVYAVGETKCLVIDVQAFERLLGPCKEIMKRNIASYKEQLVALFGSSDDLKH, from the exons ATGAGTGTGGAGATTCCGGCTGGTTTGACAGATCTGCTGAAAGGCTACACCGTGGAGGTGCTGAAGCAGCGACCTTCTGACCTTCTGGACTTTGCAGTGCAGTATTTTACAcggctgaaggaacagagaaaCGCGGaag AGTTGAGCCGTCGCAATGCTGAGATCAGCTGTCGGAACGCTATCAGATCTCCAGTGCAAAGAGGAGTGGCATTTGATAAAGACACAACACCAACAGAGTccagtgaggaagaggaggaagaggatgaggatgaggatgaggaggaagatgaTGATTTCCCAGATGATTTCACATTTAGAC cGCCACCTCCCACTAAATCCAATCGGAGAGTATCAG TTTGTGCAGAGGCATATAATCCAGATGACGATGAGGATGATGACTCTGAACCTAAGGTTATCCACCCTAAAACTGACCAGCAGCGCTCCAGACTGCAGGAAGCCTGCAAAGACATACTACTGTTCAAAACTTTGGAAAag gaGCAGTTCTCTGAGGTTTTGGATGCCATGTTTGAGGTGCTCGTGAAGCCTCAAGAGCACATAATAGACCAGGGAGATGATGGAGATAATTTTTATGTCATTGAGAG GGGAGTGTATGATATAGAGGTGATGAAGGATGGAGTGAGCCGCTGTGTGGGGAAGTACGATAATAAAGGCAGTTTTGGGGAATTGGCGCTGATGTACAACACTCCACGAGCGGCCACTATAATCGCCACCCAGCCAGGGGCGCTGTGGGCACTG GACAGAGCGACGTTTCACAGACTAATCGTGAGAAATAATGCGAAGAAGAGGAGGATGTACGAGGCCTTCATCGAGTGTGTTCCTCTGCTGAAGTCACTGGAG TTGTCTGAGCGAATGAAGATTGTTGACGTTTTAGGAGCGAAAGCCTTCAGAGACGGGGAGCTGATTATTAAACAG GGCGACGCTGCAGACTGTTTCTACATAGTGGAGTCTGGAGTGGTGAAGATTCTGATTAAAAGCAAA ACTAAAGCAGGTCAGAAGGATAACGAGGAGGTGGAAGTCGCCCGTTGCAGCAGGGGGCAGTATTTCGGAGAGCTGGCACTGGTCACTAATAAACCTAGAGCGGCGTCTGTCTACGCAGTGGGTGAGACCAAGTGTTTAG tGATCGACGTTCAGGCGTTTGAGCGTTTGCTGGGTCCCTGTAAAGAGATTATGAAGAGAAACATCGCTTCATATAAGGAGCAGCTGGTGGCGCTGTTCGGGTCCAGTGATGATCTGAAACACTGA